A part of Salvelinus alpinus chromosome 23, SLU_Salpinus.1, whole genome shotgun sequence genomic DNA contains:
- the LOC139550434 gene encoding phosphatidylinositol 4-phosphate 5-kinase type-1 beta-like isoform X3, with product MPSPTAQGLGPGQEKKIGHRRVDASGETTYKKTTSSALKGAIQLGIGYTVGNLSSKPERDVLMQDFYVVESIFFPSEGSNLTPAHHYPDFRFKTYAPVAFRYFRELFGIRPDDYLYSLCNEPLIELSNPGASGSIFYVTRDDEFIIKTVNAKEAEFLQKLLPGYYMNLNQNPRTLLPKFFGLYCVQCGGKNIRIVVMNNVLPRAVRMHLKFDLKGSTYKRRASKKEREKSNPTFKDLDFISDVPDGLTLDQDTYGALLKTLQRDGLVLESFKIMDYSLLLGVHNLGQAGRESQGSPAGGDEKKPVTQRALYSTAMESIQGGKTCRDTLDQDATMGGIPAVDGKGEQLLLFIGIIDILQSYRVIKKLEHSWKSLISNDGDTVSVHRPSFYADRFYKFCSTTVFRKSCSLRSSPSKRGRGGALPAPKNSVQTQLSIERVENQENEDLHLRAARGSRLLEEDGQREHPHTPPSFEDATTASIATTLSSNNSLPTTPFDTPEHPRFRYTYKYTHTHTHTHTHTHTHTHTHTHTHTHTHTHTHTHTHTHTHTHTHSYIYTHTPTYTHSPVPVLPFRRPTHSPRDYEDSFRSQLEVVEVHEQTVTVAVEVKREPTTSVVPEDLQDSKVTEEKVITQGTAAAPTSSTPLSTPPSSSTPPSSTPPSSFPPASTLPHSLPPSISSSSAPHSNSTLPYSFTRPSSTPQSSAVIASTLPPSAVPQASAPPSSTTPASTHPSSSPHSSLLPTTPPFSLPPSPQVTAERYSSNHLSVTSSVSHNSLEGEVPVSDIYFNQEDRSWMYSPLHYGSESRHGSDGESQTLCEVSKRSITLVAQAACDGLFYPLG from the exons ATGCCGTCCCCCACAGCTCAGGGTCTAGGCCCAGGTCAGGAGAAGAAGATCGGCCACAGGAGAGTAGATGCCTCTGGAGAGACCACCTATAAGAAG ACCACGTCCTCTGCCCTGAAAGGTGCCATCCAGCTGGGCATCGGCTACACGGTGGGCAACCTGAGCTCCAAGccagagagagatgtcctcatGCAGGACTTCTACGTGGTGGAGAGCATCTTCTTTCCCAG TGAGGGCAGTAACCTGACTCCTGCCCATCACTACCCAGACTTCAGGTTTAAGACCTACGCCCCCGTGGCCTTCCGCTACTTCCGAGAACTGTTTGGGATCCGACCAGATGACTACCTG TACTCTCTATGTAACGAGCCACTGATCGAGCTGTCCAACCCGGGGGCCAGCGGCTCCATATTCTACGTAACCAGGGACGACGAGTTCATCATCAAAACAGTCAATGCCAAGGAGGCGGAGTTTCTGCAGAAACTACTTCCTGGATACTACATG aaTCTGAATCAGAACCCGAGGACCCTGCTTCCTAAGTTCTTTGGTCTCTACTGCGTCCAGTGTGGTGGTAAAAACATCCGTATTGTGGTCATGAACAATGTGTTACCGCGCGCCGTACGCATGCACCTCAAGTTCGACCTGAAGGGCTCCACGTATAAACGGCGTGCGtcgaagaaagagagggagaaatcgAATCCCACCTTTAAAGATCTGGACTTTATATCAGATGTACCGGACGGACTGACACTGGATCAGGATACATATGGTGCTCTGCTTAAGACCCTACAGAGAGATggtctg GTGCTCGAGAGCTTTAAAATCATGGATTACAGTCTGTTGCTGGGGGTCCATAACCTGGGCCAGGCTGGGAGAGAGTCCCAGGGCTCACCAGCAGGGGGCGATGAGAAGAAACCTGTGACCCAGAgagccctctactctactgccaTGGAGTCTATACAGGGAGGGAAGACGTGTAGAGACACACTAGACCAAGATGCTAC aatgggTGGTATTCCTGCAGTGGATGGTAAAGGAGAACAACTCCTTCTTTTTATTGGAATCATCGACATCCTGCAGTCTTACAG GGTCATCAAGAAACTGGAACACTCATGGAAGTCTCTGATTAGTAATGACGGG gacacaGTGTCAGTCCACAGGCCTAGTTTCTATGCAGACAGGTTCTACAAGTTCTGCAGCACCACTGTCTTCAGAAAGAGCTGCT CCCTGAGGTCTTCTCCCTCCAAGAGGGGGCGAGGAGGGGCTCTGCCCGCACCCAAAAACAGTGTCCAAACACAGCTCTCCATAGAGAGAGTGGAGAACCAGGAGAACGAGGACCTGCACCTCAGAGCGGCTCGCGGCTCCCGCCTGCTGGAGGAGGACG GTCAGAGAGAGCACCCCCACACTCCTCCATCTTTTGAGGATGCGACCACAGCATCCATTGCGACCACTCTCTCCTCCAACAACTCTCTCCCTACCACACCGTTTGACACACCAGAACACCCACGCTTCAGGTACacgtataaatacacacacacacacacacacacacacacacacacacacacacacacacacacacacacacacacacacacacacacacacacacacacacacacacacacacacacacacacacacacacacacacactcctacatttacacacacactcctacatatacacactcacctgTCCCTGTTCTACCCTTCAGGAGGCCAACTCATTCTCCACGGGATTATGAAGACAG TTTCAGGTCACAGCTGGAAGTAGTGGAGGTGCACGAGCAAACCGTCACTGTGGCGGTGGAGGTGAAGAGGGAACCtacaaccag TGTGGTTCCAGAGGACCTTCAGGACTCTAAAGTAACAGAGGAGAAAGTCATCACACAGGGCACAGCTGCTGCCCCCACCTCCTCTACACCTCTTTCaacccctccttcctcctccacccctccatcctccacccctccctcctcattcCCTCCAGCTTCCACTCTCCCTCATTCACTTCCTCCCTCAATCTCTTCCTCCTCTGCCCCTCACTCTAACTCCACTCTGCCCTATTCTTTCACTCGTCCTTCCTCCACCCCTCAGTCATCAGCTGTCATCGCCTCCACCCTTCCACCCTCTGCAGTCCCTCAAGCCTCCGCCCCTCCCTCTTCCACCACTCCTgcatctacccacccctcctcctctccccattcTTCACTCCTTCCCAccacccctcccttctctctccctccgagCCCCCAGGTGACAGCGGAACGCTATTCGTCCAATCATCTGTCTGTCACCTCGTCCGTCAGCCACAACTCACTGGAGGGGGAGGTGCCAGTCTCTGACATCTACTTC